GTTAAGGTTTTCTACTTTATGAACACTTTTATAAAGCGCCGGACGAATTAAGTCAGTCATCCCCGCATCTGCTATAACAAAATTCTTTTCCATTCCGTTCTTAATATAAAGAACACGGGTAATCAAATCTCCACAGGTACCAACCAACGATCTTCCCAGTTCGAAATGGATTTGTTGACCTTCTCTTTGTTTAAGATTTTTATGAATAGCAGCAAAGTAGCCCTCAAAATCGGGAATTTTATTTTCAGGATTTTCATAATCAACTCCAAGTCCTCCTCCCAAATTAATATAAGGAAGTGATATTCCACTTTCTTCGAACCAGTCCATCAAAGAATTTACTTTAATTGCCAGTTCTTCAAACACTGTCATATCCAAAATCTGAGAACCGATATGGAAGTGGATTCCAATAAGATTCAAATTCTTAAAGCTCTCACATCTCGGTACAAGTTCTTCCAGTTCCCACGGATTAATCCCGAACTTATTTTCGTTTAAACCTGTAGTTATATATTCATGCGTCTTTGCATCTACGTTAGGATTTAACCTCAACGCTACATTCATCACTTTTCCTTTATCCCCGGCCAGTTGATTGATTACCTCCAATTCAGCCAATGATTCAACGTGAAAAGCTTTAATATCAGCGTCGATTGAATCGTTTATTTCCTTATCCGATTTACCTACTCCGGCAAAAGCAATTGTTTCACCATCAAAACCGTGTTCCACAGCCTTTAAAACCTCATTTCCACTAACACAATCAGCACCAAAACCATAAGATTGAATAATATCCAATATTTTTGGATTAACATTTGCTTTAAGGGCATAATGAATATGATAACCATACTCCGATGCTGCCTTTTTGGCTGCATCCAAAGTTTTCGTCAACACATCTACATCGTAGTAATAAAATGGCGTTTGTAGTTCCTTAAAACGCGAAATCAACTCTTTGCTATACATAAATCGGTTTTTGAAAAATTTTACTGTTTAATGATTGTAGTGTGTGTGTTTTATTTTCTGTATCAATTACAAATGTAATATTATTATTGCTTCCTCCGAACGAAATCATGTGAATTGGAATCGTTCCAAATGCAGCATAAGTATTTGTTATTGCCCGCGGACTCGATGTTATATTATTCCCCACAATACTGACAATAGAACAATCACTTCTGACTTCTACCCTGCCAAACCCCATTAAATCCTCAACAATATCATGTAAATTTTCAGTATCATCAATTGTAAGCGAAACTGCAACTTCCGATGTTGTAATTACATCAATCGGGGTTTTATAATTATCAAATACTTCAAATACTCTCTTCAGGAATCCATGAGCCTGCAACATTCTTCCTGATTGAATTCTAATAGTAGTAATACCATCTTTTGCTGCTACTGCCTTAATTCCGGGTGAAATATAATTATCTGAGATCAGTGTGCCATGTGCTTCCGGTTCCATGGTATTTTTCAACCAAACGGGTATCGAATTCTTTCGGGCGGGAATAACACTTGCAGGATGCAAAATCTTTGCACCGAAATAAGCCAATTCGGCAGCTTCGTCAAAACTAAGATACTCTATTGGATGCGTATCTTCAACGTATCTTGGGTCGTTATTATGAAAGCCATCTATATCTGTCCATATTTCTATAGCCTTTGCATCGAGCGCTGCACCAATCAAAGAAGCAGAATAATCACTCCCGCCTCTTTTTAAATTATCAATTTCCCCATTGACATTTGTAGCTATAAAGCCTTGTGTAATATATAAATCAACCGCTTCTGACATTTGTTCTCCCAACAAATATTTAATCTTAGTTTCCCGGGGTTCGTTATTTTTATCCAGCAGCATAAAATCAGGAGCCATCAACAACTGATTACTTATTTCAAGACTTTCAAGGTAAAGAGAAAACAATTTAGTAGTTATCAATTCACCCTGAGCAAGAATAAGCTTCCCTTCTCCGCGTAATGAAGAAAATTCGGTTCTGATCAAATCTACTCCATTACCGATAATAGTTTTTGCTCTTTCTAAATAACTTCCGGAAAACAACGATAAAGAAGTATCTGTAAATTTAGTACTAACTTCATTCAACTGTTCTTCGGCTTCAGTAGTTTCACCTTCAGAAACTTTATTTACAATCGAAACTAAAGAATTTGTAACACCCGACATTGCAGATAAAACAACCACAACCTTCCCTTTGCGATCTAACATCTCCACTAAACTTTTTAGCCTTTCTGCTGAACCAACCGATGTTCCTCCAAATTTTAATACTACCATCTTACGAGATTTTCCAATTTGTGTTATTAATAATTTACACCAAAACTATCAATGATTTTTATAATATAACAAAACTAGATCATTCCCTATATCGAATAAAGTTTATATATTTATTAGGCTATTTTGTAACATTTCGTTAATTTTATAACAATTTTCAGGCTCCTAGAAATATTATAACATTAGAGGAGCAAAATTGAGATAGAAAGCATGAAATCCCCATTAAAAGCAGGGTTTTACTACAACAGTGATGAAGATAATTGGGAATAACATGCGACCGAAATATAAAATTATCATACATGAAGACAGTAGCACAATCAGTAGAGGAGATAATTAAAAGGAAACCATTTCTGGAAAGTGCGTTGGCGCAAGGAATAATTAATATGACCTCCTTAGCAAAGGACATTTTACCAAGTGTTGTTGACGATTTAAAAAAAGATGTGAACCAGGGAGCAATTGTGATGGCTATTAAACGTCTGGCACCAACATTAGAATTTCAGATCAATCATAAAGTAAGAGGGGTATTAAGCAATTTAGGAGATATAACCGTAAGGTCGAAATTGGCTGACTATACTTTTTCGGTTTCCGACACATTAATTAAAAATCAATCGAGATTTTTGGAAATGGTTGGAGCCCACCCCGATTTGTACTACGCAGTTTCAAGAGGTGTTTACGAAACTACAATAGTAATCAGTGACAGGTTTCAGGAAGAAGTTGAAAGTATATTTGGCAATGAAATTATTATCTCCAAGAAAACAGGCTTATCGTCATTAACAATTAAACTTCCTGAAGAAAACAGCAAAGTAGCAGGAATTTACTATTATATATTCCGCGATTTAGCATGGGAAGGAATAAACGTTTTAGAGGTGATATCTACTACTAATGAATTTACAATCATAGTAGATGACAACCAGGTAGAAAAAGCATTCAGACTGTTAAAAACTCTGGGAAACCAATAAATATAAAATATATTTCAGTTGATTTAGTGTAACAATTCAACCGATGAACCATTAATATAAGTGTAGATCAACTCTGCACTTTTTTATTAAAAAATACAGAATAATGAACAATCAAATGAGATACGTTTGCCCAAAATGTGGCAACAGACAATACGAAACAGATGAAATAAGAACAACAGGAGGTGTATTTTCAAAAATATTCGATGTGCAAAACAAAAAGTTCACAGCTGTATCATGTAGCAGATGTCACTACACAGAACTGTACAAAGGAAGCACAAGTACTTTAGGCAATATCTTTGATTTCTTTACTAATTAGGGATTAGACACTAGATATTAGACACTAGATATTAGATTGTGTCATTGAATCATTGTGTCATTGAATCATTAGCACATTAAATCATTAGAACATTGAACCATTAGAACATTCGATCATTCAATCATTATTCTTTATTGTAAAGCCACTACTCATATTTAAATAGATCCTAAATTTGTAACTGGAAATTTAAAAGAGAATAAAATGGCTTATACATTCAATAAAACTGTTGAAGGCAGTTTCGACGAGGTAAAAAATATAGTAATTGATGCTTTAAAAGCAGAGAAGTTTGGCGTGATTTCCGAGATAAACTTCAGTGGAATTATAAAAACCAAACTTGAAAAGGACATACAGCGATATGAAATTTTGGGAGCATGCAGCCCAAAATTCGCCTTCGAAGCAGTAATGGAAGATGAAGATATGGGAGCATTCCTGCCCTGCAATGTAACTCTTAACGAAAAAGAAGAAGGAAAGGTAAAAGTATCTATCGTAAACCCTATTCCATATATGATGGCAGTGGAAAACGAGAAAGTAAAAGCACTGGCTTCCGAAGTTGCAGATGCACTGAAAAGAGTTTCGGAGAGTTTGTAATATATAACCTAACAGTAAATCATACCCTGACTAATTTCAACAATGGAAATAGTCAGGGTTGGTTCGACTCCTGTTACTTAAGCCTAATCAGAATATCTGGGATCGGAAACTATAGACTGATACTGCATAGTACTGACTTCAATACTGATAAAATCA
This region of Bacteroidota bacterium genomic DNA includes:
- the lysA gene encoding diaminopimelate decarboxylase, with the translated sequence MYSKELISRFKELQTPFYYYDVDVLTKTLDAAKKAASEYGYHIHYALKANVNPKILDIIQSYGFGADCVSGNEVLKAVEHGFDGETIAFAGVGKSDKEINDSIDADIKAFHVESLAELEVINQLAGDKGKVMNVALRLNPNVDAKTHEYITTGLNENKFGINPWELEELVPRCESFKNLNLIGIHFHIGSQILDMTVFEELAIKVNSLMDWFEESGISLPYINLGGGLGVDYENPENKIPDFEGYFAAIHKNLKQREGQQIHFELGRSLVGTCGDLITRVLYIKNGMEKNFVIADAGMTDLIRPALYKSVHKVENLNSNLDFVKYDVVGPVCESSDTFVKDSLMPQAKRGDLLSISTVGAYGQVMASNYNLRDLAKAYYSDDI
- a CDS encoding aspartate kinase codes for the protein MVVLKFGGTSVGSAERLKSLVEMLDRKGKVVVVLSAMSGVTNSLVSIVNKVSEGETTEAEEQLNEVSTKFTDTSLSLFSGSYLERAKTIIGNGVDLIRTEFSSLRGEGKLILAQGELITTKLFSLYLESLEISNQLLMAPDFMLLDKNNEPRETKIKYLLGEQMSEAVDLYITQGFIATNVNGEIDNLKRGGSDYSASLIGAALDAKAIEIWTDIDGFHNNDPRYVEDTHPIEYLSFDEAAELAYFGAKILHPASVIPARKNSIPVWLKNTMEPEAHGTLISDNYISPGIKAVAAKDGITTIRIQSGRMLQAHGFLKRVFEVFDNYKTPIDVITTSEVAVSLTIDDTENLHDIVEDLMGFGRVEVRSDCSIVSIVGNNITSSPRAITNTYAAFGTIPIHMISFGGSNNNITFVIDTENKTHTLQSLNSKIFQKPIYV
- a CDS encoding zinc ribbon domain-containing protein codes for the protein MNNQMRYVCPKCGNRQYETDEIRTTGGVFSKIFDVQNKKFTAVSCSRCHYTELYKGSTSTLGNIFDFFTN
- a CDS encoding aspartate kinase; amino-acid sequence: MKTVAQSVEEIIKRKPFLESALAQGIINMTSLAKDILPSVVDDLKKDVNQGAIVMAIKRLAPTLEFQINHKVRGVLSNLGDITVRSKLADYTFSVSDTLIKNQSRFLEMVGAHPDLYYAVSRGVYETTIVISDRFQEEVESIFGNEIIISKKTGLSSLTIKLPEENSKVAGIYYYIFRDLAWEGINVLEVISTTNEFTIIVDDNQVEKAFRLLKTLGNQ
- a CDS encoding DUF302 domain-containing protein, which translates into the protein MAYTFNKTVEGSFDEVKNIVIDALKAEKFGVISEINFSGIIKTKLEKDIQRYEILGACSPKFAFEAVMEDEDMGAFLPCNVTLNEKEEGKVKVSIVNPIPYMMAVENEKVKALASEVADALKRVSESL